The following are from one region of the Methyloversatilis discipulorum genome:
- the aroG gene encoding 3-deoxy-7-phosphoheptulonate synthase AroG has translation MHKITDDVRIKEIRELLPPAHVLRELPASDVASETTFAARQAIHRILRGADDRLLVVIGPCSIHDYKAGMEYAKLLKAQRERLSADLEIVMRVYFEKPRTTVGWKGLINDPYLDNSFKINDGLRLARRILLEVNEQGLPAGTEFLDTITPQYTADLVAWGAIGARTTESQVHRELASGLSCPVGFKNGTDGNVRIASDAIKSAQSPHVFLSVTKAGHSAIVSTAGNEDCHVILRGGKEPNYDAEAVEKVCRELAAAGVPAKVMIDFSHANSRKQCALQMDVARDVAAQMACGEDRIFGVMVESHLKEGRQDLVAGKEPEYGMSITDACLGWEKSVELLDILAEAVRARRRALADRD, from the coding sequence ATGCACAAGATCACCGACGACGTCCGCATCAAGGAAATCCGCGAACTTCTGCCGCCCGCGCACGTGCTGCGCGAACTGCCGGCCAGCGATGTGGCGTCCGAAACGACGTTTGCCGCGCGTCAGGCCATCCACCGCATCCTGCGCGGCGCCGACGACCGCCTGCTGGTGGTGATCGGCCCGTGCTCGATCCACGACTACAAGGCCGGCATGGAATACGCGAAGCTGCTGAAAGCGCAGCGCGAGCGTCTTTCGGCCGACCTCGAAATCGTCATGCGCGTCTATTTCGAGAAGCCGCGTACCACGGTGGGCTGGAAGGGGCTGATCAACGACCCCTATCTGGACAACAGCTTCAAGATCAACGACGGCCTGCGCCTGGCGCGCCGCATCCTGCTGGAAGTGAACGAGCAGGGCCTGCCCGCGGGCACCGAATTCCTCGACACCATCACGCCGCAGTACACGGCCGACCTGGTGGCCTGGGGTGCCATCGGCGCGCGCACGACGGAAAGCCAGGTGCACCGCGAACTGGCGTCCGGCCTGTCCTGCCCGGTCGGTTTCAAGAACGGCACCGACGGCAACGTGCGCATCGCCTCCGACGCGATCAAGTCGGCGCAGTCGCCGCACGTGTTCCTGTCGGTCACCAAGGCCGGCCACTCGGCCATCGTGTCGACCGCCGGCAACGAGGACTGCCACGTCATCCTGCGCGGCGGCAAGGAGCCGAACTACGATGCCGAGGCGGTTGAGAAGGTGTGCCGCGAACTGGCCGCCGCCGGCGTGCCGGCCAAGGTGATGATCGACTTCTCGCACGCCAACAGCCGCAAGCAGTGCGCGCTGCAGATGGACGTCGCGCGCGACGTCGCGGCGCAGATGGCCTGCGGCGAGGACCGCATCTTCGGCGTCATGGTCGAATCGCATCTGAAGGAAGGCCGTCAGGATCTGGTCGCCGGCAAGGAGCCGGAATACGGCATGAGCATCACCGACGCCTGCCTGGGCTGGGAAAAGAGCGTCGAACTGCTCGACATCCTGGCCGAAGCCGTGCGCGCGCGTCGCCGTGCGCTCGCCGACCGCGACTGA
- a CDS encoding DUF2062 domain-containing protein produces MPTWLRRWFPTREQILASRVVAPFAHHLRDDRLWHANRHSVAKAVSIGLFFGLMIPFAQFLFAIATALFLRAHIAISAGCTLITNPFTFPPIYWAAYELGSFVLAKPASVRESQQIEQSAEKIGELATGWLEGFWIWLSAAGLPLVTGLFIMACSASVIGYFAVHLLWRERRN; encoded by the coding sequence ATGCCTACCTGGTTGAGACGCTGGTTCCCGACGCGCGAGCAGATCCTCGCCTCCCGCGTCGTCGCGCCGTTCGCCCATCACCTGCGCGACGACAGACTGTGGCACGCCAACCGCCACAGCGTCGCGAAGGCGGTGTCGATCGGCCTGTTCTTCGGGCTGATGATTCCGTTCGCCCAGTTCCTGTTTGCCATCGCCACCGCGCTCTTCCTGCGTGCCCACATCGCCATCAGCGCCGGCTGCACGCTGATCACCAACCCCTTCACCTTTCCGCCGATCTACTGGGCGGCCTACGAACTGGGCAGCTTCGTGCTCGCCAAGCCGGCGTCGGTCCGCGAATCGCAGCAGATCGAACAGAGTGCGGAAAAGATCGGTGAACTGGCGACCGGCTGGCTCGAAGGTTTCTGGATCTGGCTCAGCGCAGCCGGCCTGCCGCTGGTGACCGGGCTGTTCATCATGGCCTGCAGCGCCTCGGTGATCGGCTATTTTGCGGTCCACCTGCTGTGGCGCGAGCGCCGCAACTGA